Proteins from a genomic interval of Zingiber officinale cultivar Zhangliang chromosome 2A, Zo_v1.1, whole genome shotgun sequence:
- the LOC122041169 gene encoding aquaporin NIP1-1-like, whose translation MAREGENGARQERYMEEGGGVNGRDESAIPEHGYGSSPDTDRGCGLSLSVPFLQKVIAEIFATYFLIFAGCASVTVNLSKGMITFPGICVVWGLAVMVMVYSVGHISGAHLNPAVTIAFATCRRFPWKQVPAFVVAQLLGATLASGTLRLMFGGRHEHFPGTIPTGSDMQSLVLEFIISFYLMFVISGVATDNRAIGELAGLAVGATILLNVLIAGPISGASMNPARTIGPAIVANRWTGIWVYIVGPVCGTIAGAWAYNLIRFTNKPLREITKSGSFLKSSRNNST comes from the exons ATGGCCAGGGAAGGGGAGAATGGTGCAAGGCAAGAGAGGTACATGGAAGAGGGAGGTGGCGTTAATGGGAGAGATGAGAGTGCTATTCCTGAGCACGGATATGGCAGCTCCCCTGACACTGACAGAGGCTGTGGCCTCTCCTTGTCTGTTCCCTTCTTGCAGAAG GTGATTGCTGAAATTTTCGCAACCTACTTCCTCATATTCGCGGGCTGTGCTTCGGTCACCGTTAACCTGAGCAAGGGAATGATCACCTTCCCTGGCATATGTGTCGTGTGGGGACTTGCCGTCATGGTCATGGTCTACTCTGTCGGTCACATCTCCGGTGCCCACCTGAATCCTGCCGTCACCATTGCCTTTGCTACATGCAGGAGGTTCCCATGGAAACAG GTGCCGGCTTTTGTAGTAGCTCAGCTTCTGGGGGCAACCCTTGCGAGTGGAACGCTGCGTCTGATGTTTGGGGGGCGGCACGAACACTTCCCGGGGACAATACCGACAGGCTCTGACATGCAATCTCTTGTGCTCGAGTTCATCATCTCATTCTACCTGATGTTTGTCATCTCTGGAGTGGCAACCGACAACAGAGCT ATTGGAGAATTGGCAGGTCTTGCAGTTGGTGCTACAATATTATTAAATGTTCTCATTGCCGG TCCTATATCGGGTGCATCGATGAATCCTGCGAGGACAATTGGGCCAGCGATCGTGGCAAACCGGTGGACAGGGATCTGGGTCTACATCGTTGGACCAGTTTGTGGAACTATAGCCGGGGCATGGGCTTATAATCTCATCCGCTTCACCAACAAGCCACTTCGCGAGATCACTAAGAGTGGGTCTTTCCTCAAGAGCTCGAGGAACAACTCCACTTGA